The proteins below are encoded in one region of Planctopirus limnophila DSM 3776:
- a CDS encoding DUF4912 domain-containing protein, whose translation MIEARPLNPQWLQIRWSLSKATLHRAMSAMAESWHTAKPTLRLLDVTDNDSVVCSNSIVRDIVVGSRDHLWFTHVDGPGRSYRIVIGFSSGAKFHPLAKSSTVHMDEAIAQHGKASESNGNSLLDWPVTTAEGRLNQNELTDSQLASLAAHHSRENSAGALLSSFQLNLESELIVHGTTHPLAILTLMGKPTPVSPEGRFQLRMKLLPGRQVIPAVAIDPNGGEERTVVLAIDISSRELEPRNYDDPNNAS comes from the coding sequence ATGATCGAGGCCCGCCCATTGAATCCTCAATGGCTGCAGATTCGCTGGAGTCTTTCGAAGGCGACGCTGCATCGAGCCATGTCCGCCATGGCGGAAAGCTGGCATACAGCCAAGCCGACACTCAGACTCCTCGATGTGACCGACAACGATTCTGTGGTCTGCTCGAACAGTATCGTGCGAGATATTGTGGTCGGCTCGCGCGATCATCTCTGGTTCACGCATGTCGATGGCCCCGGGCGTTCGTATCGGATTGTCATTGGCTTCAGCAGTGGAGCAAAATTTCATCCGCTGGCCAAATCCAGCACGGTGCACATGGATGAAGCCATTGCCCAGCATGGGAAAGCCAGCGAAAGTAATGGAAATTCTCTGCTCGACTGGCCTGTCACAACTGCCGAAGGTCGTCTGAATCAAAACGAACTGACAGATTCTCAACTTGCCAGTCTGGCAGCACATCACTCGCGTGAGAACAGTGCCGGAGCGTTGCTTTCCAGCTTTCAGTTGAACCTGGAATCTGAGTTGATCGTTCACGGCACAACACATCCGCTGGCGATTTTAACGCTGATGGGTAAGCCAACGCCGGTCTCTCCTGAAGGCCGCTTTCAGTTGCGGATGAAACTGCTTCCCGGCCGTCAGGTGATACCGGCTGTGGCCATCGATCCCAATGGGGGAGAGGAACGCACGGTCGTGCTGGCCATTGACATCAGTTCGCGCGAACTCGAACCCCGCAACTATGACGACCCGAATAACGCCAGTTGA